The following nucleotide sequence is from Amia ocellicauda isolate fAmiCal2 chromosome 14, fAmiCal2.hap1, whole genome shotgun sequence.
ACACCCCCACAGCCGACCCCCTCACAGCCGACACCCCCTCACAGCCGACCCCCTCAGAGCCGACACCCCCACAGCCGACACCCCCACAGCCGACCCCCTCAGAGCCGACACTCCCTCACAGCCGACACCCCCACAGCCGACACTCACTCACAGCCGACACCCCCACAGCCGACCCCCTCACAGCCGACCCCCTCACAGCCGACACCCCCTCACAGCTGACACCCCCACAGCCGACCCCCTCAGAGCCGACACCCCCTCACAGCCGACCCCCTCACAGCCGACCCCCTCACAGCCGACACCCCCTCACAGCTGACACCCCCACAGCCGACCCCCTCACAGCCGACACCCCCTCACAGCCGACATCCCCACAGCCGACCCCCTCACAGCCGACACCCCCTCACAGCTGACACCCCCACAGCCGACCCCCTCACAGCCGACCCCCTCACAGCTGACACCCCCACAGCCGACCCCCTCAGAGCCGACACCCCCTCACAGCCGACCCCCTCACAGCTGACACCCCCTCACAGCCGACACCCCCACAGCCGACCCCCTCACAGCCGACCCCCTCACAGCCGACACCCCCACAGCCGACCCCCTCAGAGCCGACACCCCCTCACAGCCGACATCCCCACAGCCGACCCCCTCAGAGCTGACACCCCCCCACAGCCGACACCCCCTCACAGCTGACACCCCCCCACAGCCGACCCCCTCACAGCCGACCCCCTCACAGCCGACACCCCCTCACAGCTGACACCCCCACAGCCGACCCCCTCAGAGCCGACACCCCCTCACAGCCGACCCCCTCAGAGCCGACACCCCCACAGCCGACCCCCTCAGAGCCGACACCCCCTCACAGCCGACCCCCTCACAGCCGACACCCCCTCACAGCCGACACCCCCTCAGAGCCGACCCCCTCACAGCCGACACCCCCTCACAGCCGACCCCCTCAGAGCCGACACCCCCACAGCCGCCCCCCTCAGAGCCGACACTCCCTCACAGCCGACACCCCCACAGCCGACCCCCTCAGAGCCGACACTCCCTCACAGCCGACACCCCCACAGCCGACCCCCTCACAGCCGACACCCCCTCACAGCCGACCCCCTCAGAGCCGACACCCCCACAGCCGACACCCCCACAGCCGACCCCCTCAGATCCGACACCCCCTCACAGCTGACACCCCCACAGCCGACCCCCTCAGAGCCGACACCCCCTCACAGCTGACACCCCCTCACAGCCGACCCCCTCACAGCCGACCCCCCCTCACAGCCGACACCCCCTCACAGCTGACACCCCCTCACAGCCGACCCCCTCACAGCCGACACCCCCTCACAGCTGACACCCCCACAGCCGACCCCCTCAGAGCCGACACCCCCTCACAGCCGACCCCCTCAGAGCCGACACCCCCACAGCCGACACCCCCACAGCCGACCCCCTCAGAGCCGACACTCCCTCACAGCCGACATCCCCACAGCCGACCCCCTCACAGCCGACACCCCCTCAGAGCCGACCCCCTCAGAGCCGACACCCCCACAGCCGACCCCCTCAGAGCCGACACCCCCACAGCCGACACCCCCACAGCCGACCCCC
It contains:
- the LOC136767332 gene encoding cell surface glycoprotein 1-like, with translation MGYKTIAKQLADPLTADTPTDDPLTADTPSQPTPSQPTTPHSRPPHSRYPLTADPLTADTPSQPTPSEPTPPQPTPPQPPPSEPTLPHSRHPHSRPPQSRHSLTADTPTADPLTADTPSQPTPSEPTPPQPTPPQPTPSEPTLPHSRHPHSRHSLTADTPTADPLTADPLTADTPSQLTPPQPTPSEPTPPHSRPPHSRPPHSRHPLTADTPTADPLTADTPSQPTSPQPTPSQPTPPHTDTPSQLTPPHSRPPHSRPPHSRHPLTADTPTADPLRADTPSQPTPSEPTPPQPTPSEPTPPHSRPPHSRHPLTADTPSEPTPSQPTPPHSRPPQSRHPHSRPPQSRHSLTADTPTADPLRADTPSQPTPPQPTPSQPTPPHSRPPQSRHPHSRHPHSRPPQIRHPLTADTPTADPLRADTPSQLTPPHSRPPHSRPPLTADTPSQLTPPHSRPPHSRHPLTADTPTADPLRADTPSQPTPSEPTPPQPTPPQPTPSEPTLPHSRHPHSRPPHSRHPLRADPLRADTPTADPLRADTPTADTPTADPLRADTPSQPTSPQPTPSQPTPPQSRPPQSRHPHSRPPQSRHPHSRHPHSRPPHS